The genomic region CAAGAGGGGCGCCCCGAGTGCCGGTGCGCACCTCGACGGGAACGCCAAGGTGGGCGGGGCCACCGAGAACCACAAGACGACCAGGACCTTCCGCCGCAAGTCGGTCTGAGTCCCCTCCGCCCGCTCCGGCCGGGGGGAAGGGTGTCGCGCCGCGGCCGGCCTCGGCTGTCCGAGGCCCGGCATGGTGAGCGGTGCCCATCGCGTCGGCCCAGCGGTCGCCGCTAGAGTCTGCGGACCGGTGACACCCGGTGCTCCGGACCTGCTGTGCTGGGTACGGTGACACCCACGCTGGTCGGGTTCGCTTTGCTCACGCAGTTGAGCGCGCGCTGGAGCGACGAGGCCCCCGGTCCGCGGTAGCTCCCGCGCGGCACCGACGGGTGCGCCGACGCCGTCCGACGAGTCCAGGAAGTGGTGGTCCCGCCCGTGCAGCTGATCTGGGGTGCCGCCACCGACACCGGCAGGGTGCGGCTGCTGAACGAGGACTCCATGCTCGCCGCGCCGCCGGTGTTCGTGGTGTCCGACGGCATGGGCGGCCATGCCGCGGGCGACCGTGCCTCGGCGATCGTGGTGGAGGAGTTCGGCGGACTGCTGCCGGAATCCCCGGCCGCGCTCGGCGCCGGCTGGGTGCGGCAGCGGGTGGTCAGCGCCGGTCTGCGGATCCGCGACGGGGAAGGCGGCGGCGCCACCGTGTGCGGGGTGGCCGTCACCGAGCAGGACGGCGCCGCCTACTGGCTGGCCTTCAACATCGGTGACTCCCGGGTCTACCGCTGGGCCGACGGTCTGCTGGAGCAGATCAGCGTCGACCATTCCTACGTCCAGGAACTGGTGGACGCCGGTGACCTCGATCCAGCCGGGATGCGCACCCATCCCCAGCGCAACGTGATCACCCGGGCCGTCGGCATGGTCGGCGACGACGACATCGACTGCTGGCTGCTGCCCGTCCGCGCCGGCGAGCGGCTGCTGGTGTGCAGCGACGGCATCACCGGTGAGCTCAGGGATCCGCAGATCGCCGCGCTGCTCGCGGCCAACGACGATCCGCAGCAGGCTGCAGACGCGCTGATCGCCGAGGCCTTGGCCGCCGGTGGTCGGGACAACGCGACGGCCCTGATCGTCGACGTCCGGTCCGAGGATGCACGGCCGGCGCCCGACGGGGTGTTCGAGTCGGGATCCGATCCAGCGATCGGTGAATGGACCGTTCCCCGAGAAGCCTTGGGCGGCACGGGATGAGCGCCGTCGAGTACCTCCCGGGGGAGCGTTGGTTGGTGTCCGGGCCGACCGCTGCGATACACCTGGCCGGCGAGACCGCGGCCGCGCTGCGGTGGTGGCCCCGGATCCGCGACGGCGTCACCGCCCGCGACCTGGTCGCGATGCTGTACGACGAAGGGGTGCTGCAGTCTGCGACCCCGTTCGCGATGATCGCGGTGGAAACCGACGCGGTGCGGGTGATCGTGGGCGGCGACACCGTCGTGTTGGTCGAAGATGCTGCGGGACATCAGATCTCGGTCACCGGAGCTGACCTGATGACCTGGTGCGAGCGGGTGGTCCCGGACGCCGCGGTGGTGTACGTCAACTGCTCGACGCTGCCTGCGGCGGGCGAACTGTTGCCGATGCCGGCGGGCGTCGTTCGAGCGGACGCGGTGCGGTGGGCCGTGGGGGCGGACCGTGCTGATCATCGCGGGGGTGACCGGGTGGGCGCGGGCGACATCCCGCCGCCCGCGGTTCCGATCGATGAGGACCCGTTCGAGCACCCGAGGCCCGAGGTCATCCTGGTGGGTGTCCCCGCCGACGTGTCGGGCGACGCTGTCCTCGACCACGGTGTCCCGGACAGCAATCTTGACGACGTGGTGGGTGACGACGCCATCACCCTGATCGGGGTGGTTCCGGAGGCCGGGGTCGAGTTGGACGCACCGGACCGCGCCGATGCCGCTGTGCCGCAGTACATCGTCCCCGGTCAGGATCCAGGTGGTTCCGCGGCGAGCGGGCTGGACGGCTCGGCTGAGCTCGAGCAGACCGTCGTCACCGCCGACCCGGTCGA from Nakamurella sp. A5-74 harbors:
- a CDS encoding DUF5302 domain-containing protein; protein product: MATSDHEASTDAQQDGGSPVSESTKSAMAAALARKRGAPSAGAHLDGNAKVGGATENHKTTRTFRRKSV
- a CDS encoding protein phosphatase 2C domain-containing protein → MVVPPVQLIWGAATDTGRVRLLNEDSMLAAPPVFVVSDGMGGHAAGDRASAIVVEEFGGLLPESPAALGAGWVRQRVVSAGLRIRDGEGGGATVCGVAVTEQDGAAYWLAFNIGDSRVYRWADGLLEQISVDHSYVQELVDAGDLDPAGMRTHPQRNVITRAVGMVGDDDIDCWLLPVRAGERLLVCSDGITGELRDPQIAALLAANDDPQQAADALIAEALAAGGRDNATALIVDVRSEDARPAPDGVFESGSDPAIGEWTVPREALGGTG